A DNA window from Vigna angularis cultivar LongXiaoDou No.4 chromosome 1, ASM1680809v1, whole genome shotgun sequence contains the following coding sequences:
- the LOC108334385 gene encoding phosphate transporter PHO1 homolog 3 — MKFGKEYKAQMVPEWQEAYMDYNFLKSQLKQVQRFRQSRKAPAATPRGLRRKLTLYRAFSGLTNRQYHPLSPSDDIESQHIAVQTVKRGGSERYETTFLMSSDEGGEYELVYFKRLDDELNKVEKFYREKVEEVMKEAAMLNKQMDALIAFRIKVENPTASFHRSLEMTRLASDVASSTAVLSSSTPRGAKLNRKASMIMEVIEEGSTHHEQSDDSNEDDQEQVKETVKAKVEEKKPKNLRVTRPAPLEVLDRVQLNHTFETPRSTIKGVLNFPGQTELHFSRKNLNKVEEQLQRSFIEFYRKLRLLKSFSFLNTLAFSKIMKKYDKITTRDAAKAYMKMVDNTQFGNSDEVTKLMDRVEKTFTKHFYNSNRNKAMNILRPKAKRERHRVTFSMGFLAGCAAALVLALILIVRTRKILDHSGSTTYMESLFPLHSLYGFVVLHLLMYAADIYFWRRYRVNHSFIFGFKPGTDLGYNQVLLIGFGLAVLALGGVLANLDMQIDPQTKDYQTLTELIPLILLLVLIAILLCPINIFYRSSRVFLLICLFHCICAPLYKVTLPDFFLADQFTSQVQALRSFEFYICYYGWGNFKQRENTCNSSSVFITFSFIVAVIPYWSRFLQCLRRLFEEKDPMQGYNGLKYFLTIIAVCLRIAYSHNNSMVWKVLAWVFSIFAAVASTYWDLVIDWGLLQRRSKNRWLRDKLAIPHKSVYFIAMVLNVLLRFAWLQTVLRFNVSFLHKQAMTTIVACLEIIRRGIWNFFRLENEHLNNVGKYRAFKSVPLPFNYDEDEDKDE, encoded by the exons ATGAAGTTTGGAAAAGAATACAAAGCACAGATGGTGCCGGAGTGGCAAGAGGCATACATGGATTACAATTTTCTGAAATCCCAGTTGAAGCAAGTCCAGCGTTTCAGACAGAGCAGAAAAGCTCCTGCAGCGACGCCTAGAGGACTGAGGCGAAAGCTTACGCTGTACAGAGCCTTCAGTGGTCTGACAAACAGACAGTACCACCCTCTGAGTCCCTCCGATGACATAGAGAGCCAGCACATCGCGGTGCAGACGGTGAAGCGGGGAGGATCGGAGAGGTACGAAACGACGTTCCTGATGAGCTCGGACGAAGGAGGGGAGTACGAGTTGGTGTACTTCAAGAGACTGGACGACGAGTTGAACAAGGTGGAGAAGTTCTACAGAGAGAAAGTGGAGGAGGTGATGAAGGAAGCTGCAATGCTGAACAAGCAAATGGACGCTTTGATCGCCTTCAGGATCAAAGTTGAGAACCCCACTGCCTCCTTTCATCGATCCCTCGAGATGACTCGCCTTGCCTCCGACGTTGCTTCTTCTACCGCCGTTCTCTCTTCTTCCACACCCAGAGGGGCCAAACTCAACA GAAAAGCTTCGATGATTATGGAAGTTATTGAAGAGGGTAGCACTCATCATGAACAATCAGATGATTCTAATGAGGATGACCAAGAACAAGTAAAAGAAACTGTTAAAGCAAAAGTTGAGGAAAAGAAGCCAAAGAATCTCAGGGTTACTAGACCAGCTCCTTTGGAAGTACTTGATCGTGTGCAACTGAACCACACCTTTGAAACTCCACGTTCAACTATAAAAGGTGTTCTCAATTTCCCAGGCCAGACAGAACTACATTTCAGCAGAAAAAATCTTAACAAAGTTGAGGAACAACTTCAACGCTCGTTCATTGAATTCTACCGCAAGCTTCGCCTTCTCAAGAGCTTTAG CTTTCTAAATACTTTGGCATTTTCAAAGATAATGAAGAAATACGATAAG ATCACAACAAGAGATGCAGCTAAAGCGTATATGAAAATGGTGGACAACACCCAATTTGGAAACTCTGATGAG GTGACTAAACTCATGGATAGGGTTGAGAAAACATTCACTAAGCACTTCTACAACTCAAATCGTAATAAAGCCATGAATATCTTAAGACCAAAAGCAAAGAGGGAAAGACACAGAGTTACGTTTTCCATGG GTTTCTTAGCAGGATGCGCAGCAGCTCTGGTGTTAGCCCTTATTCTAATCGTTCGTACCAGAAAAATATTGGATCATTCAGGGAGTACAACGTACATGGAATCCTTGTTCCCACTGCATAG TCTGTATGGATTCGTAGTTCTACACTTGCTGATGTATGCTGCTGATATATACTTCTGGAGGCGGTACAGAGTGAACCACTCATTCATATTTGGCTTCAAGCCAGGAACTGACTTAGGCTACAACCAGGTCCTTCTGATCGGTTTTGGTCTGGCAGTGTTGGCACTGGGTGGTGTGCTTGCAAACCTAGACATGCAGATAGATCCACAGACAAAAGATTACCAAACATTGACCGAACTCATTCCACTCATCTTACTTCTT GTTCTGATTGCTATTTTATTGTGCCCCATAAACATCTTTTATCGCTCAAGCAGGGTTTTCCTCCTCATATGCCTATTTCACTGTATATGTGCACCTCTTTACAAG GTCACACTCCCGGATTTTTTCTTGGCAGATCAATTTACTAGCCAG GTGCAAGCCTTGAGAAGTTTTGAGTTTTACATTTGCTACTACGGGTGGGGTAATTTCAAACAGAGAGAAAACACCTGCAACTCTAGCAGCGTATTCATCACCTTTTCATTCATCGTGGCTGTTATCCCCTACTGGTCCCGTTTCCTGCAG TGTCTTAGGAGGCTGTTCGAAGAGAAAGATCCAATGCAAGGATATAATGGATTGAAATACTTCCTTACAATTATTGCTGTTTGCCTGAGGATAGCGTATAGTCATAACAATTCAATGGTGTGGAAAGTGTTGGCCTGGGTTTTCTCAATATTTGCAGCAGTTGCTTCTACATATTGGGACCTTGTAATAGACTGGGGCCTTCTGCAAAGACGTTCCAAGAATCGCTGGTTGAGGGACAAACTCGCAATCCCTCATAAAAGTGTATATTTTATAGCCATG GTCCTTAACGTCTTGTTGAGATTTGCCTGGTTGCAGACAGTCTTGAGATTCAACGTCAGCTTCTTGCATAAACAAGCCATGACTACCATTGTTGCATGCCTAGAGATCATTCGTCGTGGTATATGGAACTTCTTCAG ATTGGAGAATGAGCATTTGAACAATGTTGGCAAGTACCGTGCTTTCAAGTCTGTGCCTCTACCCTTCAATTACGACGAAGATGAAGATAAAGACGAGTGA
- the LOC108323914 gene encoding phosphate transporter PHO1 homolog 3 isoform X1, whose product MKFGKEFAAQMVPEWQQAYMNYGYLKSLLKDIILHKQQNKTHSSASPSGLKRKLSLHRTFSGLTQRHYQPLSPEQDIESQPILVHSVLRDGNENYETTFLMASEEGGEYELVYFRRLDDEFNKVVSFYRSKVEEVMKEAAELNKQMDALVAFRVKVENPTQSFDCSVEMTRLASDVSASTTVLHANTPRGVHLNRRISTVIEDIKEEGSSHDGHLEKFDNDDKGRVIETTNKKVEVQNKKKNIRPIKPIKPASVEILNRVQLNNTYETPRSTIRGIIKYPGQAELNFTKENLSKVEEALRRAFIEFYNKLRLLKNYTFLNVLAFSKIMKKYDKITSRGAAKAYMKMVDSSCLGSSDEFTRLMERVENVFIKHFSNSNRNKGMRILRPKPKRERHRITFSMGFSAGCSAALTVALILMIHTRKIMDHSGSSKYMEIMFPLYSLFGFVVLHMLMYAANIYFWRRYRVNHSFIFGFKQGTDLGYNQVFLLSFFLAALALTSVLVNLDMQIDPVTNDFKPFTELLPLILVLIVIAILLCPLNIVYRSSRVFFLTCVFHCICAPLYKVTLPDFFMADQFTSQVQALRSFEFYICYYAWGDFKHRETDCKSRRVFIAFSFIVAVIPYWSRFLQCLRRLFEEKDMMQGYNGLKYFLTIAAVCLRTADTLDGGTRWKVMAWIFSISTAIFSTYWDIVIDWGLLQRHARNRWLRDKLLVPQKSVYFAAMVLNVLLRFAWLQTILNLKFSFLHRQAMISIVASLEIIRRGMWNFFRVENEHLNNVGKYRAFKSVPLPFNYDDDDDEDEDKDE is encoded by the exons atgaagtttgGGAAGGAATTTGCTGCACAAATGGTACCAGAATGGCAGCAAGCATACATGAATTATGGCTACCTGAAATCCCTCTTGAAAGATATCATACTTCACAAGCAGCAAAACAAGACTCATTCCAGTGCCAGCCCATCAGGTCTAAAGCGAAAGTTATCACTCCACAGAACTTTCAGTGGCCTCACACAGAGGCACTACCAACCCTTGAGCCCCGAGCAGGACATTGAGAGCCAACCCATTTTGGTGCACTCAGTGCTGCGAGATGGTAATGAAAACTACGAAACTACCTTTCTCATGGCTTCAGAAGAAGGTGGAGAGTACGAGTTGGTGTACTTTAGGAGGCTTGATGATGAGTTCAACAAAGTGGTGAGCTTCTATAGGTCCAAAGTTGAAGAAGTAATGAAGGAAGCAGCTGAGCTGAATAAGCAAATGGATGCTTTGGTAGCATTCAGGGTGAAAGTTGAGAATCCAACTCAGTCATTTGATTGCTCAGTTGAGATGACTCGTCTTGCTTCTGATGTGTCTGCTTCAACCACAGTTTTGCATGCTAATACACCCAGGGGGGTCCATCTCAACA GAAGGATTTCCACGGTAATTGAAGATATCAAAGAGGAAGGAAGTTCCCATGATGGACATTTAGAGAAGTTTGACAATGATGACAAAGGTAGAGTGATTGAAACTACCAACAAAAAGGTTGAAGtacaaaacaagaagaagaatatCAGACCCATCAAACCCATCAAACCTGCTTCTGTGGAAATACTTAATCGAGTGCAGCTAAATAACACATATGAGACTCCTCGTTCAACTATAAGAGGCATCATCAAATACCCTGGTCAAGCAGAGTTGAATTTCACCAAGGAAAATTTGAGCAAAGTAGAAGAAGCACTTAGACGGGCTTTTATTGAGTTTTATAACAAGCTTCGACTTCTGAAGAACTACAC ATTTCTGAATGTGTTGGCGTTTTCAAAGATAATGAAGAAATATGACAAG ATCACATCAAGAGGTGCAGCAAAAGCTTACATGAAAATGGTTGATAGCTCCTGTCTTGGGAGCTCTGATGAG TTCACCAGGCTTATGGAGAGGGTGGAAAATGTATTCATTAAGCACTTTTCCAACTCAAATCGAAATAAAGGAATGCGCATCCTGCGACCTAAACCAAAGAGAGAAAGGCACAGGATTACATTTTCCATGG GTTTTTCTGCCGGATGCAGTGCTGCTCTAACAGTGGCTCTTATTCTAATGATCCATACGCGTAAAATCATGGATCATTCAGGGAGTAGCAAATACATGGAAATCATGTTTCCTCTTTACAG TTTATTTGGATTTGTAGTTTTACACATGCTGATGTATGCTGCTAATATATACTTCTGGAGGCGATACAGAGTGAACCATTCATTCATATTTGGTTTTAAGCAAGGCACTGACTTAGGCTACAATCAAGTCTTTCTCCTTAGCTTTTTTCTGGCAGCATTGGCACTAACCAGCGTGCTTGTAAATCTAGACATGCAAATAGATCCTGTGACAAATGATTTCAAACCATTCACTGAACTTTTGCCCCTTATCTTGGTTCTA ATTGTGATTGCCATTTTATTATGCCCATTAAACATCGTATATCGATCAAGCCGAGTGTTCTTCCTTACATGTGTGTTTCACTGCATCTGTGCTCCTCTATACAAG GTCACACTGCCAGATTTCTTCATGGCCGATCAATTTACAAGCCAG GTTCAAGCCCTGAGAAGTTTTGAGTTCTACATATGCTACTATGCTTGGGGTGACTTCAAACATAGAGAAACAGATTGCAAGTCAAGAAGGGTATTCATAGCTTTCTCATTCATTGTCGCTGTGATTCCATATTGGTCTCGCTTTCTTCAG TGCCTAAGGCGCCTGTTCGAGGAGAAAGATATGATGCAAGGATATAACGGGTTGAAGTATTTCCTCACTATTGCAGCCGTTTGCCTCAGAACAGCTGATACTCTTGATGGAGGAACGCGTTGGAAAGTGATGGCCTGGATATTCTCAATATCCACAGCCATTTTTTCCACATATTGGGACATAGTCATAGATTGGGGCCTCCTCCAAAGACATGCCAGGAACCGATGGCTCAGAGACAAACTCCTGGTCCCTCAGAAAAGTGTATATTTCGCAGCTATG GTGCTGAATGTCTTGTTAAGGTTTGCATGGTTACAAacaatattgaatttaaaattctcCTTCTTGCATAGACAAGCCATGATCAGCATTGTTGCCAGCTTAGAGATCATTCGTCGTGGCATGTGGAACTTCTTTAG GGTGGAGAATGAGCATTTGAACAATGTTGGCAAGTACCGTGCATTCAAGTCTGTGCCTCTACCCTTCAACTAcgacgatgatgatgatgaagatgaagataaggATGAGTGA
- the LOC108323914 gene encoding phosphate transporter PHO1 homolog 3 isoform X3 — MMELRGCSKKLGRISTVIEDIKEEGSSHDGHLEKFDNDDKGRVIETTNKKVEVQNKKKNIRPIKPIKPASVEILNRVQLNNTYETPRSTIRGIIKYPGQAELNFTKENLSKVEEALRRAFIEFYNKLRLLKNYTFLNVLAFSKIMKKYDKITSRGAAKAYMKMVDSSCLGSSDEFTRLMERVENVFIKHFSNSNRNKGMRILRPKPKRERHRITFSMGFSAGCSAALTVALILMIHTRKIMDHSGSSKYMEIMFPLYSLFGFVVLHMLMYAANIYFWRRYRVNHSFIFGFKQGTDLGYNQVFLLSFFLAALALTSVLVNLDMQIDPVTNDFKPFTELLPLILVLIVIAILLCPLNIVYRSSRVFFLTCVFHCICAPLYKVTLPDFFMADQFTSQVQALRSFEFYICYYAWGDFKHRETDCKSRRVFIAFSFIVAVIPYWSRFLQCLRRLFEEKDMMQGYNGLKYFLTIAAVCLRTADTLDGGTRWKVMAWIFSISTAIFSTYWDIVIDWGLLQRHARNRWLRDKLLVPQKSVYFAAMVLNVLLRFAWLQTILNLKFSFLHRQAMISIVASLEIIRRGMWNFFRVENEHLNNVGKYRAFKSVPLPFNYDDDDDEDEDKDE, encoded by the exons ATGATGGAACTGAGAGGCTGCTCGAAGAAATTAG GAAGGATTTCCACGGTAATTGAAGATATCAAAGAGGAAGGAAGTTCCCATGATGGACATTTAGAGAAGTTTGACAATGATGACAAAGGTAGAGTGATTGAAACTACCAACAAAAAGGTTGAAGtacaaaacaagaagaagaatatCAGACCCATCAAACCCATCAAACCTGCTTCTGTGGAAATACTTAATCGAGTGCAGCTAAATAACACATATGAGACTCCTCGTTCAACTATAAGAGGCATCATCAAATACCCTGGTCAAGCAGAGTTGAATTTCACCAAGGAAAATTTGAGCAAAGTAGAAGAAGCACTTAGACGGGCTTTTATTGAGTTTTATAACAAGCTTCGACTTCTGAAGAACTACAC ATTTCTGAATGTGTTGGCGTTTTCAAAGATAATGAAGAAATATGACAAG ATCACATCAAGAGGTGCAGCAAAAGCTTACATGAAAATGGTTGATAGCTCCTGTCTTGGGAGCTCTGATGAG TTCACCAGGCTTATGGAGAGGGTGGAAAATGTATTCATTAAGCACTTTTCCAACTCAAATCGAAATAAAGGAATGCGCATCCTGCGACCTAAACCAAAGAGAGAAAGGCACAGGATTACATTTTCCATGG GTTTTTCTGCCGGATGCAGTGCTGCTCTAACAGTGGCTCTTATTCTAATGATCCATACGCGTAAAATCATGGATCATTCAGGGAGTAGCAAATACATGGAAATCATGTTTCCTCTTTACAG TTTATTTGGATTTGTAGTTTTACACATGCTGATGTATGCTGCTAATATATACTTCTGGAGGCGATACAGAGTGAACCATTCATTCATATTTGGTTTTAAGCAAGGCACTGACTTAGGCTACAATCAAGTCTTTCTCCTTAGCTTTTTTCTGGCAGCATTGGCACTAACCAGCGTGCTTGTAAATCTAGACATGCAAATAGATCCTGTGACAAATGATTTCAAACCATTCACTGAACTTTTGCCCCTTATCTTGGTTCTA ATTGTGATTGCCATTTTATTATGCCCATTAAACATCGTATATCGATCAAGCCGAGTGTTCTTCCTTACATGTGTGTTTCACTGCATCTGTGCTCCTCTATACAAG GTCACACTGCCAGATTTCTTCATGGCCGATCAATTTACAAGCCAG GTTCAAGCCCTGAGAAGTTTTGAGTTCTACATATGCTACTATGCTTGGGGTGACTTCAAACATAGAGAAACAGATTGCAAGTCAAGAAGGGTATTCATAGCTTTCTCATTCATTGTCGCTGTGATTCCATATTGGTCTCGCTTTCTTCAG TGCCTAAGGCGCCTGTTCGAGGAGAAAGATATGATGCAAGGATATAACGGGTTGAAGTATTTCCTCACTATTGCAGCCGTTTGCCTCAGAACAGCTGATACTCTTGATGGAGGAACGCGTTGGAAAGTGATGGCCTGGATATTCTCAATATCCACAGCCATTTTTTCCACATATTGGGACATAGTCATAGATTGGGGCCTCCTCCAAAGACATGCCAGGAACCGATGGCTCAGAGACAAACTCCTGGTCCCTCAGAAAAGTGTATATTTCGCAGCTATG GTGCTGAATGTCTTGTTAAGGTTTGCATGGTTACAAacaatattgaatttaaaattctcCTTCTTGCATAGACAAGCCATGATCAGCATTGTTGCCAGCTTAGAGATCATTCGTCGTGGCATGTGGAACTTCTTTAG GGTGGAGAATGAGCATTTGAACAATGTTGGCAAGTACCGTGCATTCAAGTCTGTGCCTCTACCCTTCAACTAcgacgatgatgatgatgaagatgaagataaggATGAGTGA
- the LOC108323914 gene encoding phosphate transporter PHO1 homolog 3 isoform X2, with protein MKFGKEFAAQMVPEWQQAYMNYGYLKSLLKDIILHKQQNKTHSSASPSGLKRKLSLHRTFSGLTQRHYQPLSPEQDIESQPILVHSVLRDGNENYETTFLMASEEGGEYELVYFRRLDDEFNKVVSFYRSKVEEVMKEAAELNKQMDALVAFRVKVENPTQSFDCSVEMTRLASDVSASTTVLHANTPRGVHLNRRISTVIEDIKEEGSSHDGHLEKFDNDDKGRVIETTNKKVEVQNKKKNIRPIKPIKPASVEILNRVQLNNTYETPRSTIRGIIKYPGQAELNFTKENLSKVEEALRRAFIEFYNKLRLLKNYTFLNVLAFSKIMKKYDKITSRGAAKAYMKMVDSSCLGSSDEFTRLMERVENVFIKHFSNSNRNKGMRILRPKPKRERHRITFSMGFSAGCSAALTVALILMIHTRKIMDHSGSSKYMEIMFPLYSLFGFVVLHMLMYAANIYFWRRYRVNHSFIFGFKQGTDLGYNQVFLLSFFLAALALTSVLVNLDMQIDPVTNDFKPFTELLPLILVLIVIAILLCPLNIVYRSSRVFFLTCVFHCICAPLYKVTLPDFFMADQFTSQVQALRSFEFYICYYAWGDFKHRETDCKSRRVFIAFSFIVAVIPYWSRFLQCLRRLFEEKDMMQGYNGLKYFLTIAAVCLRTADTLDGGTRWKVMAWIFSISTAIFSTYWDIVIDWGLLQRHARNRWLRDKLLVPQKSVYFAAMTSHDQHCCQLRDHSSWHVELL; from the exons atgaagtttgGGAAGGAATTTGCTGCACAAATGGTACCAGAATGGCAGCAAGCATACATGAATTATGGCTACCTGAAATCCCTCTTGAAAGATATCATACTTCACAAGCAGCAAAACAAGACTCATTCCAGTGCCAGCCCATCAGGTCTAAAGCGAAAGTTATCACTCCACAGAACTTTCAGTGGCCTCACACAGAGGCACTACCAACCCTTGAGCCCCGAGCAGGACATTGAGAGCCAACCCATTTTGGTGCACTCAGTGCTGCGAGATGGTAATGAAAACTACGAAACTACCTTTCTCATGGCTTCAGAAGAAGGTGGAGAGTACGAGTTGGTGTACTTTAGGAGGCTTGATGATGAGTTCAACAAAGTGGTGAGCTTCTATAGGTCCAAAGTTGAAGAAGTAATGAAGGAAGCAGCTGAGCTGAATAAGCAAATGGATGCTTTGGTAGCATTCAGGGTGAAAGTTGAGAATCCAACTCAGTCATTTGATTGCTCAGTTGAGATGACTCGTCTTGCTTCTGATGTGTCTGCTTCAACCACAGTTTTGCATGCTAATACACCCAGGGGGGTCCATCTCAACA GAAGGATTTCCACGGTAATTGAAGATATCAAAGAGGAAGGAAGTTCCCATGATGGACATTTAGAGAAGTTTGACAATGATGACAAAGGTAGAGTGATTGAAACTACCAACAAAAAGGTTGAAGtacaaaacaagaagaagaatatCAGACCCATCAAACCCATCAAACCTGCTTCTGTGGAAATACTTAATCGAGTGCAGCTAAATAACACATATGAGACTCCTCGTTCAACTATAAGAGGCATCATCAAATACCCTGGTCAAGCAGAGTTGAATTTCACCAAGGAAAATTTGAGCAAAGTAGAAGAAGCACTTAGACGGGCTTTTATTGAGTTTTATAACAAGCTTCGACTTCTGAAGAACTACAC ATTTCTGAATGTGTTGGCGTTTTCAAAGATAATGAAGAAATATGACAAG ATCACATCAAGAGGTGCAGCAAAAGCTTACATGAAAATGGTTGATAGCTCCTGTCTTGGGAGCTCTGATGAG TTCACCAGGCTTATGGAGAGGGTGGAAAATGTATTCATTAAGCACTTTTCCAACTCAAATCGAAATAAAGGAATGCGCATCCTGCGACCTAAACCAAAGAGAGAAAGGCACAGGATTACATTTTCCATGG GTTTTTCTGCCGGATGCAGTGCTGCTCTAACAGTGGCTCTTATTCTAATGATCCATACGCGTAAAATCATGGATCATTCAGGGAGTAGCAAATACATGGAAATCATGTTTCCTCTTTACAG TTTATTTGGATTTGTAGTTTTACACATGCTGATGTATGCTGCTAATATATACTTCTGGAGGCGATACAGAGTGAACCATTCATTCATATTTGGTTTTAAGCAAGGCACTGACTTAGGCTACAATCAAGTCTTTCTCCTTAGCTTTTTTCTGGCAGCATTGGCACTAACCAGCGTGCTTGTAAATCTAGACATGCAAATAGATCCTGTGACAAATGATTTCAAACCATTCACTGAACTTTTGCCCCTTATCTTGGTTCTA ATTGTGATTGCCATTTTATTATGCCCATTAAACATCGTATATCGATCAAGCCGAGTGTTCTTCCTTACATGTGTGTTTCACTGCATCTGTGCTCCTCTATACAAG GTCACACTGCCAGATTTCTTCATGGCCGATCAATTTACAAGCCAG GTTCAAGCCCTGAGAAGTTTTGAGTTCTACATATGCTACTATGCTTGGGGTGACTTCAAACATAGAGAAACAGATTGCAAGTCAAGAAGGGTATTCATAGCTTTCTCATTCATTGTCGCTGTGATTCCATATTGGTCTCGCTTTCTTCAG TGCCTAAGGCGCCTGTTCGAGGAGAAAGATATGATGCAAGGATATAACGGGTTGAAGTATTTCCTCACTATTGCAGCCGTTTGCCTCAGAACAGCTGATACTCTTGATGGAGGAACGCGTTGGAAAGTGATGGCCTGGATATTCTCAATATCCACAGCCATTTTTTCCACATATTGGGACATAGTCATAGATTGGGGCCTCCTCCAAAGACATGCCAGGAACCGATGGCTCAGAGACAAACTCCTGGTCCCTCAGAAAAGTGTATATTTCGCAGCTATG ACAAGCCATGATCAGCATTGTTGCCAGCTTAGAGATCATTCGTCGTGGCATGTGGAACTTCTTTAG